Proteins from one Chitinophaga oryzae genomic window:
- a CDS encoding phosphoadenylyl-sulfate reductase has protein sequence MTDITNALANKPVAEAIQYLLEQYPGAVAFSTSFGQEDQVIADIIWRNHLPVRVFTLDTGRLFQETYDVMDVTLARYKQPIEVFYPETAAVEKLVTEKGPNSFYDSVENRKQCCGIRKVVPLNRALEGVKVWITGLRAEQSENRHDMQTLEWDEHRHLYKYNPLIHWGYDEVLAYLSQNNVPYNKLHDKGYISIGCAPCTRAIGPGEHPRAGRWWWEQSQKECGLHG, from the coding sequence ATGACAGACATTACCAACGCGCTGGCCAATAAGCCGGTGGCAGAAGCCATACAATATCTCCTGGAACAATATCCGGGAGCGGTGGCCTTTTCCACTTCCTTTGGCCAGGAAGACCAGGTAATCGCAGACATTATCTGGCGCAACCACCTCCCTGTAAGAGTATTTACACTGGACACAGGACGCCTGTTCCAGGAGACCTATGACGTAATGGACGTTACCCTTGCCCGTTACAAACAACCGATCGAAGTGTTTTATCCTGAAACAGCGGCGGTAGAGAAACTGGTCACCGAAAAAGGGCCCAACAGCTTTTACGATTCCGTGGAAAACCGCAAGCAATGTTGCGGCATCCGCAAAGTAGTACCGCTCAACAGGGCGCTGGAGGGCGTAAAAGTATGGATCACCGGCCTTCGCGCCGAACAATCCGAAAACCGGCATGACATGCAGACGCTGGAATGGGACGAACACCGCCACCTCTACAAATACAACCCCCTGATCCACTGGGGATATGATGAAGTACTGGCGTATCTCTCCCAAAACAATGTTCCTTATAACAAACTGCACGATAAAGGCTATATTAGCATTGGTTGTGCACCCTGTACACGCGCCATCGGGCCGGGAGAACATCCGCGCGCCGGCAGGTGGTGGTGGGAACAGTCGCAGAAAGAATGCGGCCTGCACGGATAA
- a CDS encoding metal-dependent hydrolase, which yields MRYTNYGHSCFAVEIKGKRILFDPFITHNELAKKIDVQTIKADYIFVSHGHEDHVADLISLAKQTGAMVVSNFEIVTWAGKQGLTKLHPMNTGGKWKFDFGTVKCVVAQHSSCLPDGSYGGNPMGFVFMTDEGNFYYSGDTALTLDMELIPDITELDFAVLPIGDNFTMGPEDAIAAAEMIDCEKIIGIHYDTFGYIRIDRKEVMQLFDEAGVELLLPEIGSTIEV from the coding sequence ATGAGATACACTAATTACGGTCATTCCTGCTTCGCAGTAGAGATAAAAGGCAAGCGGATACTTTTCGACCCGTTCATTACGCACAATGAGCTGGCTAAGAAGATAGACGTTCAGACGATAAAGGCGGATTATATTTTTGTGTCCCACGGTCATGAAGACCACGTGGCAGACCTGATTTCGCTGGCGAAGCAGACAGGGGCTATGGTAGTCTCCAACTTTGAGATTGTTACCTGGGCGGGCAAGCAGGGATTGACCAAACTGCACCCGATGAATACCGGCGGTAAATGGAAGTTTGATTTCGGCACTGTGAAATGTGTGGTGGCACAGCATTCCAGCTGTCTGCCGGACGGATCTTACGGCGGTAATCCGATGGGCTTTGTGTTTATGACCGACGAAGGCAATTTTTACTACAGCGGCGATACCGCGCTGACGCTGGACATGGAGCTGATCCCGGATATTACCGAGCTGGATTTTGCCGTTTTGCCGATTGGTGATAATTTCACCATGGGCCCGGAAGATGCCATTGCCGCGGCCGAAATGATTGACTGTGAAAAAATAATCGGTATCCACTACGACACCTTCGGGTATATCAGGATAGACAGGAAGGAAGTCATGCAACTGTTTGACGAAGCCGGCGTGGAGCTGTTGCTGCCTGAAATAGGCAGTACTATAGAGGTTTGA
- a CDS encoding RrF2 family transcriptional regulator encodes MLSKKTQYAFHALIHLAENVDKGPILISEIAQEKNISIKFLENILLELKNAGILGSKKGKGGGYYLMRPPKEIALAKIIRLLDGPIALLPCVSLNYYERCENCRDEAVCGLNEVMSKVRDATLKLLETKTLKDILTRNA; translated from the coding sequence ATGTTATCTAAAAAAACACAATACGCATTTCACGCACTCATTCACCTGGCAGAAAATGTTGATAAGGGACCTATCCTGATCTCCGAGATCGCACAGGAAAAGAACATCTCTATCAAGTTCCTCGAAAACATCCTGCTGGAGCTGAAAAATGCCGGTATCCTGGGCAGTAAGAAAGGGAAAGGCGGCGGATATTATCTGATGCGTCCCCCGAAAGAGATCGCACTGGCTAAGATCATCCGGCTGCTGGACGGCCCCATCGCCCTGCTGCCCTGCGTAAGCCTCAACTATTACGAGCGCTGTGAGAACTGCCGCGACGAAGCCGTATGCGGTCTGAATGAGGTGATGAGCAAAGTAAGGGACGCCACCCTGAAACTGCTGGAGACCAAAACATTAAAAGATATTCTTACCCGCAACGCATAA
- a CDS encoding NAD-dependent epimerase/dehydratase family protein: MKKDKILVIGACGQIGVELTLALRKMYGDTNVVASDLREEHELLKGTGPYVSLDVMNKEMLHVLIIRHNITQVYLLAAILSATGEKNPLLAWHINMQSLLNVLDIAKEENIDKVYWPSSIAVFGPNSPMQDTPQHTIIEPTTIYGISKFAGERWCEYYHHRYGVDVRSLRYPGLISYKSAPGGGTTDYAVEIFHEAKEHKQYTSFLSENTYLPMMYMPDAIRATIELMEADASKISVRSAYNLSAMSFSPKEIAAEIKKHIPEFTISYEPDYRQQIADGWPNSMDDSLARADWGWKHEYDLAKMTEDMFKNI; the protein is encoded by the coding sequence ATGAAGAAAGATAAGATCCTGGTTATTGGTGCCTGCGGACAAATAGGCGTGGAGCTGACGCTGGCGTTAAGGAAAATGTATGGAGATACCAACGTGGTGGCGTCGGACCTGCGGGAGGAGCATGAGCTGCTGAAAGGAACAGGCCCTTATGTGTCGCTGGATGTGATGAACAAAGAGATGCTGCATGTACTGATCATTCGTCATAACATTACCCAGGTCTACCTGCTGGCGGCCATCCTGTCTGCCACCGGTGAAAAAAATCCTCTGCTGGCATGGCATATCAATATGCAAAGCCTGCTCAACGTACTGGATATCGCGAAGGAGGAAAATATCGATAAAGTATACTGGCCCAGCTCCATTGCGGTATTCGGTCCCAACTCCCCTATGCAGGACACGCCGCAGCATACGATCATCGAACCAACAACAATTTACGGTATCAGCAAATTCGCCGGCGAACGCTGGTGCGAATACTACCATCACCGTTATGGCGTAGACGTAAGAAGTCTCCGTTATCCCGGCCTGATCAGCTATAAGTCTGCTCCCGGCGGCGGTACCACCGATTATGCGGTGGAAATCTTCCATGAAGCGAAAGAACATAAGCAATACACCAGCTTCCTGTCAGAGAACACCTATCTGCCCATGATGTATATGCCGGACGCTATCCGCGCCACCATCGAACTGATGGAAGCCGATGCCTCCAAAATATCCGTGCGCTCTGCCTATAATCTCTCCGCTATGAGTTTCTCTCCCAAAGAGATCGCGGCCGAGATCAAAAAACATATTCCTGAATTCACCATCAGTTACGAACCGGACTATCGCCAGCAGATCGCTGACGGCTGGCCCAACAGCATGGACGACAGCCTGGCTCGCGCCGATTGGGGATGGAAACACGAATATGATCTGGCGAAGATGACAGAGGATATGTTTAAAAACATATAG
- the kdsA gene encoding 3-deoxy-8-phosphooctulonate synthase, producing the protein MKHLKSLFKEQYNPENFFLIAGPCVIEEEELLMTVAEKVSGICKRLAIPYVFKASYRKANRTSAHSFTGIGDVEGLELLQKVGKTFNVPVTSDIHSAAEAAMAAAYVDVLQIPAFLCRQTDILLAAAETGKVVNVKKGQFLSGESMKFAVEKIKGAGNDNIILTERGTTFGYQDLVVDYRNIPIMKHFGHPVVMDCTHSLQQPNQTSGVTGGNPQMISTIAKAAIATGADGLFIETHPEPSRAKSDGANMLRLDLLEELLEKLVELRKVAVKL; encoded by the coding sequence ATGAAGCATTTAAAATCATTGTTCAAAGAACAATACAATCCGGAGAATTTTTTCCTGATTGCTGGTCCATGTGTGATAGAAGAAGAAGAATTGCTGATGACGGTAGCGGAGAAAGTTTCCGGCATCTGTAAAAGGCTGGCTATCCCGTATGTATTCAAGGCATCGTACCGGAAGGCCAACCGTACCAGCGCCCATTCTTTCACCGGTATCGGTGATGTGGAAGGGCTGGAACTGTTACAGAAAGTAGGCAAAACATTCAACGTACCTGTTACCTCCGATATCCATTCTGCCGCCGAAGCCGCCATGGCAGCTGCTTACGTGGATGTATTACAGATCCCCGCCTTCCTCTGCAGGCAGACAGACATTCTGCTGGCCGCCGCAGAAACAGGTAAAGTAGTAAACGTAAAGAAAGGTCAGTTCCTGAGCGGCGAGTCCATGAAGTTCGCTGTGGAAAAAATAAAAGGAGCCGGCAACGATAATATTATCCTGACGGAAAGAGGCACCACCTTCGGTTATCAGGACCTGGTGGTAGACTACCGCAACATCCCGATCATGAAACATTTCGGGCATCCGGTAGTAATGGACTGCACCCACTCTTTGCAGCAGCCCAACCAGACCAGCGGCGTTACCGGCGGTAACCCCCAGATGATCAGCACCATCGCTAAAGCGGCTATTGCCACCGGCGCTGACGGGCTGTTTATCGAAACCCATCCCGAACCTTCCCGCGCCAAGTCAGACGGCGCCAATATGCTCCGCCTCGACCTGCTGGAAGAGCTGCTGGAGAAGCTGGTGGAACTGCGGAAGGTAGCGGTGAAATTATAA
- a CDS encoding DUF5683 domain-containing protein produces MAKKAGRLFRLFRRHVPVCLALLVLAPTLRGQDTTRRAAADTVVRPVTDTTVKPVAVLTDTTASIIRLPSRAPHSPRKAALYSAILPGLGQAYNREYWKMPLVYAAIGTCTYFFVWNMDNYRTYRDAYRLSVDGNPDTKAPDPFLAAQSSQYLKAYRDYYRQNVDYSVLFFVLAYTLNIADATVFAHLRNWDMSDDLSMRVSPAIINNRSLGISVKLDIGGGRKHPKTAWVAGR; encoded by the coding sequence GTGGCTAAAAAGGCTGGAAGATTATTCCGTTTATTTCGTCGCCATGTACCGGTATGCCTGGCATTGCTGGTATTGGCGCCCACACTGAGAGGGCAGGACACTACCCGTCGTGCTGCCGCAGATACTGTAGTACGCCCGGTCACCGACACCACTGTCAAACCCGTTGCGGTGCTGACAGATACGACTGCCTCCATCATCCGGTTGCCGTCGCGTGCGCCGCACAGTCCGCGTAAAGCGGCGCTGTACTCCGCCATACTGCCGGGGCTTGGCCAGGCCTACAACCGTGAATACTGGAAAATGCCCCTGGTATATGCCGCCATCGGTACCTGTACCTACTTCTTCGTGTGGAATATGGACAATTACCGGACCTATCGCGATGCCTACCGGCTCTCGGTAGACGGCAACCCGGACACCAAGGCGCCGGACCCGTTCCTCGCCGCACAGTCTTCCCAATACCTGAAAGCGTATCGTGACTACTACCGGCAGAATGTCGATTACTCCGTACTCTTCTTCGTACTGGCCTATACGCTTAATATCGCCGATGCTACCGTATTTGCGCATTTGCGCAACTGGGACATGTCCGACGATCTGAGCATGCGCGTGTCCCCGGCCATTATCAACAACCGGAGTTTAGGCATCAGCGTTAAACTCGACATCGGCGGCGGCCGTAAGCACCCTAAAACAGCCTGGGTGGCCGGACGGTAA
- a CDS encoding metallophosphoesterase produces the protein MRPGLNSIILVVFLLVLDLYVFQAVRAMVYMSLPRVRAITYAAYWSVSAICILMVLLLPYIHWHAWPAQLKSYLMAIFLGLVVAKLLAVVFLLIDDVRRGVVWLIQRFTPEKNAVAATGATNGISRSQFLSRLGLIAGGSLFGTLVYGFSNKYNYRVHKIKLAFKNLPASFRGMRIVQISDIHSGSFANREAVIKGVNMINAQKPDLVLFTGDLVNDRADEMTQWMDVFNQVKAPMGVYSTLGNHDYGDYYPWPDKTPAGHSELQMKNLERLKEVHGELGWKLMMNENVVLEKDGGQIALLGVENWSAIKRFPRHGDLRRAYDGIDHIPFKILMSHDPTHWDAQIRPEFPDIDLTLAGHTHGMQFGVEIPGLKWSPAQYFYKEWAGLYKAGEQRLYVNRGFGFLGYPGRVGVLPEITVIELV, from the coding sequence ATGCGACCCGGACTGAATTCTATTATATTAGTTGTTTTTCTTTTGGTATTGGACCTCTACGTGTTCCAGGCGGTACGCGCCATGGTATACATGTCGCTGCCCCGTGTGCGGGCCATCACCTATGCTGCCTACTGGTCGGTATCTGCCATCTGCATCCTGATGGTCCTGCTGCTGCCCTATATCCACTGGCACGCCTGGCCCGCCCAGCTGAAGTCCTACCTGATGGCCATATTCCTCGGGCTGGTGGTGGCCAAACTGCTGGCGGTGGTATTCCTGCTGATAGATGATGTGCGCCGCGGCGTAGTATGGCTCATACAACGCTTTACACCGGAAAAAAACGCCGTTGCGGCCACCGGCGCCACCAATGGCATCAGCCGCTCCCAGTTTCTCAGCCGCCTCGGCCTCATCGCCGGCGGCAGCCTGTTCGGCACCCTGGTCTACGGCTTTTCCAATAAATACAACTATCGCGTCCATAAAATCAAACTGGCGTTTAAAAACCTGCCCGCTTCTTTCCGGGGAATGCGCATCGTGCAGATCTCGGACATCCACTCCGGCAGTTTCGCCAACCGTGAGGCGGTGATCAAAGGGGTGAACATGATCAACGCCCAGAAACCGGACCTGGTGCTGTTTACCGGTGACCTGGTCAACGACCGCGCTGATGAAATGACCCAGTGGATGGACGTGTTTAACCAGGTGAAAGCGCCCATGGGCGTCTATTCTACGCTGGGAAACCACGACTACGGCGATTATTACCCCTGGCCGGATAAAACACCTGCCGGTCACAGCGAATTGCAGATGAAAAACCTGGAGCGCCTGAAGGAAGTCCACGGTGAACTGGGATGGAAGCTCATGATGAATGAAAACGTAGTGCTGGAGAAAGATGGCGGCCAGATCGCCCTCCTTGGTGTGGAAAACTGGAGCGCCATCAAGCGTTTCCCCCGCCACGGCGACCTTCGCCGCGCCTATGACGGGATAGACCACATCCCCTTCAAAATCCTCATGTCGCACGACCCCACCCACTGGGACGCCCAGATCCGTCCTGAATTCCCGGATATTGACCTCACCCTCGCCGGCCATACCCACGGCATGCAGTTCGGCGTGGAAATACCCGGTCTCAAATGGAGCCCCGCCCAATACTTCTATAAAGAATGGGCAGGCCTGTACAAAGCCGGAGAGCAACGCCTGTATGTGAACAGGGGCTTTGGTTTCCTCGGTTACCCGGGCAGGGTAGGCGTATTGCCGGAAATTACGGTAATAGAACTTGTTTGA
- a CDS encoding ParA family protein: MARVIAIANQKGGVGKTTSAINLASSLAVLEFKTLLVDADPQANSTTGLGFDLRNVQQSLYDCMVNDVQARDVILESDTPNLKVLPSHIDLVGAELELINHPNRERVMKQVVDAVKDDYDFVIVDCSPSLGLITVNALVASNAVIIPVQCEFFALEGLGKLLNTIKIVQSRLNTDLEIEGILMTMYDGRLRLSNQVVDEVKQHFEESVFNTIIHRNTKLGEAPSFGKSVIMYDAASTGAINYLNLAKEILQKHNYTKIKSKDKILK, from the coding sequence ATGGCTAGAGTAATCGCAATCGCTAATCAGAAAGGTGGGGTAGGAAAAACAACCAGTGCAATCAACCTGGCAAGCAGCCTGGCTGTACTGGAATTTAAAACATTGCTGGTAGATGCTGATCCCCAGGCAAACAGCACCACGGGACTGGGCTTTGACCTGCGTAATGTGCAGCAGAGCCTGTACGACTGTATGGTCAACGATGTGCAGGCCAGAGATGTGATACTGGAATCTGATACGCCCAACCTGAAAGTATTGCCTTCCCATATTGACCTGGTAGGTGCTGAACTGGAACTGATCAATCACCCTAACCGTGAGCGGGTGATGAAGCAGGTAGTGGATGCGGTAAAGGACGATTACGATTTCGTGATTGTGGATTGTTCCCCTTCTCTGGGACTGATCACGGTGAACGCCCTGGTGGCTTCCAACGCGGTGATCATCCCGGTACAATGTGAATTTTTTGCGCTGGAAGGTCTGGGCAAATTGCTCAACACTATCAAGATCGTCCAGAGCAGACTGAATACAGACCTGGAAATTGAAGGTATCCTGATGACCATGTACGATGGCCGTCTGCGCCTCAGCAACCAGGTGGTGGACGAAGTGAAGCAGCATTTTGAGGAAAGCGTATTCAACACCATCATCCATCGTAATACCAAACTGGGAGAAGCGCCCAGCTTTGGTAAATCTGTTATTATGTACGATGCAGCCAGCACCGGTGCCATCAACTACCTGAACCTGGCCAAGGAAATACTGCAGAAGCATAACTACACGAAAATTAAATCCAAAGACAAAATCTTAAAATGA
- the dapB gene encoding 4-hydroxy-tetrahydrodipicolinate reductase: MKIALIGYGKMGKAIDAIATAKGHEVILKIDHDSQHLLDKEHLGQADVAIEFTTPETAYHNIQKCFEANVPVVSGTTGWLEQLPEVNALCEKGHHAFLHATNFSIGVNIFFEVNKKLAALMAAQPQYNVWMEEIHHTQKKDAPSGTAITLAEQLLASVDRKKGWVNDETQQADMLSIISKRIDPAPGTHTIHYSSPIDDITITHTAHSREGFAAGAVVAAEWLKGKAGVFTMKDVLNL; this comes from the coding sequence ATGAAAATAGCACTCATCGGATATGGTAAAATGGGCAAGGCGATCGATGCCATCGCCACTGCCAAAGGTCATGAGGTCATCCTGAAAATAGATCACGACAGCCAGCACCTGCTGGACAAGGAGCACCTCGGCCAGGCGGACGTGGCCATTGAATTCACTACTCCTGAAACCGCTTACCATAACATACAAAAGTGCTTTGAGGCCAACGTACCCGTTGTCAGCGGCACCACCGGCTGGCTCGAGCAGCTGCCTGAAGTGAACGCCCTGTGCGAAAAAGGCCACCATGCTTTTTTACACGCTACCAACTTCAGTATCGGCGTCAATATCTTTTTTGAAGTCAATAAAAAACTGGCAGCCCTGATGGCCGCCCAGCCCCAATACAATGTATGGATGGAAGAAATCCACCATACCCAGAAAAAAGACGCCCCCAGCGGCACCGCCATCACGCTGGCAGAACAGCTCCTGGCTTCCGTGGACCGCAAAAAGGGTTGGGTCAATGACGAAACACAGCAGGCTGACATGCTGTCTATCATCTCCAAAAGAATAGACCCCGCTCCGGGCACGCATACCATTCATTACTCCTCTCCGATCGATGATATCACGATCACGCATACCGCCCATTCCCGCGAAGGGTTTGCTGCCGGTGCCGTTGTGGCCGCGGAATGGCTGAAAGGAAAGGCAGGCGTATTCACCATGAAGGACGTGCTGAACCTCTAA
- a CDS encoding ParB/RepB/Spo0J family partition protein, with translation MTNPSKKEALGKGIRSLLQNIDTDLKQTAGALSDKTVATATGIERIALEQIVTNPKQPRRDFDEVALQELSQSIKLHDIIQPITVAKISNKKYQLIAGERRLRASKMAGLKDIPAYVRQANDQELLELALLENLQRENLNAIEVGLSYKRLMEECSLTQEQVADRMGKERSTVTNYIRLLKLPPDIQVAVRNGQLSMGHARVLTGVENVENQLFLYNEILQNGLSVRQTEDLARKINQADKGNQQKAVRVKLPPAFQKIQDNLSSHFSTKVKLERGKNGKGSIMIEFYSDDELNSILEKIDL, from the coding sequence ATGACCAATCCAAGTAAGAAAGAGGCGTTGGGGAAAGGTATCCGCTCGCTGCTCCAGAACATAGACACTGACCTGAAGCAAACTGCCGGCGCACTGAGCGACAAAACGGTAGCTACCGCCACAGGTATTGAGCGTATTGCGCTGGAACAGATCGTGACCAATCCGAAGCAGCCGCGTCGTGACTTTGATGAGGTTGCACTACAGGAACTTAGCCAGTCTATCAAGCTGCATGACATCATCCAGCCGATCACAGTGGCCAAGATCAGTAACAAAAAGTACCAGCTGATTGCCGGTGAACGCCGTTTGCGCGCCAGCAAAATGGCCGGACTGAAAGACATTCCGGCCTATGTGCGGCAAGCCAACGACCAGGAACTGCTGGAGCTGGCCCTGCTGGAAAACCTGCAAAGGGAAAACCTGAATGCCATCGAGGTTGGATTGAGCTACAAGCGGCTGATGGAAGAATGTTCCCTCACACAGGAACAGGTGGCCGACCGCATGGGCAAGGAAAGAAGCACCGTTACCAACTATATCCGCCTGCTCAAACTGCCGCCTGATATCCAGGTAGCGGTACGCAACGGACAACTGAGCATGGGCCATGCCCGTGTACTCACCGGCGTGGAAAACGTGGAAAACCAGCTGTTCCTCTACAACGAGATCCTGCAAAACGGCCTGTCTGTAAGACAAACGGAAGACCTGGCCCGCAAGATCAACCAGGCAGACAAAGGCAACCAGCAGAAAGCGGTCAGGGTAAAACTGCCGCCCGCTTTCCAGAAGATACAGGACAACCTCAGCTCCCACTTCTCCACCAAAGTGAAGCTGGAGAGAGGCAAGAATGGAAAAGGAAGCATCATGATTGAATTCTATTCGGACGATGAACTGAATAGTATCCTGGAAAAAATAGATTTATAA
- the cysD gene encoding sulfate adenylyltransferase subunit CysD gives MTHQINWGFPQALEDEAIYILRETAAQFEKPVLLFSGGKDSITLVRLAQKAFYPGKVPFPLLHVDTGHNFPETIEFRDWLVNTLGLDLIVRNVQDSINQGKVQEETGKYASRNALQTVTLLDAIEEGKFDACIGGARRDEEKARAKERIFSVRDEFGQWNAKMQRPELFDILNGKINIGENVRVFPISNWTELDVWNYIRREKLEIPSIYFAHEREIIERDGLYWPYSSYLNTTADEVPFRQKVRFRTVGDMTCTAAVLSEADKLEDIIAEIMEAKISERGARIDDKRSEAAMEKRKQAGYF, from the coding sequence ATGACACATCAGATAAACTGGGGGTTTCCACAGGCGCTGGAAGATGAAGCCATATACATATTACGCGAAACGGCCGCCCAATTTGAGAAGCCGGTACTGCTCTTCTCCGGCGGTAAAGATTCCATTACCCTCGTAAGACTGGCCCAGAAAGCCTTCTACCCGGGCAAAGTACCGTTTCCGCTGCTCCATGTGGACACCGGCCATAACTTTCCCGAAACGATCGAGTTCCGTGACTGGCTGGTCAACACCCTCGGTCTCGACCTGATCGTCCGCAATGTACAGGACAGCATCAACCAGGGCAAAGTACAGGAAGAAACCGGCAAATATGCCAGCCGCAACGCCCTGCAGACCGTTACCCTCCTCGATGCCATCGAAGAAGGCAAATTTGACGCCTGCATCGGCGGCGCCCGCCGCGATGAAGAAAAAGCCCGCGCCAAAGAAAGAATCTTCTCCGTACGCGACGAATTCGGTCAGTGGAATGCTAAAATGCAACGCCCTGAACTGTTCGACATCCTCAACGGAAAAATCAATATCGGTGAAAACGTGCGCGTATTCCCTATCTCCAACTGGACAGAGCTGGACGTATGGAACTACATCCGCCGCGAAAAACTGGAAATACCATCCATTTACTTCGCCCACGAAAGAGAGATCATAGAGCGCGATGGCCTCTACTGGCCTTATTCCTCCTATCTCAACACCACCGCCGATGAAGTGCCTTTCCGCCAGAAAGTACGCTTCCGCACCGTAGGTGACATGACCTGTACAGCTGCCGTACTGTCTGAAGCCGATAAGCTGGAAGACATCATCGCAGAAATCATGGAAGCCAAAATTTCCGAACGTGGCGCCCGTATCGACGATAAACGCTCCGAAGCGGCCATGGAAAAGAGAAAACAGGCAGGTTACTTTTAA
- a CDS encoding sulfate adenylyltransferase subunit 1: protein MEVLRIATSGSVDDGKSTLIGRLLYDTNSIPQDKMEALHAASKRKGLDFTDLSLLTDGLVAEREQGITIDVAHIYFSTPTRKYIIADTPGHIEYTRNMVTGASNAQVSLILIDARKGIVEQTHRHFFIANLLRIPHLVVCVNKMDLVEYSEARFNQIVEDFQQLLASASFKAQQVKFIPISSLYGENVATRNGTINWYNGPTLLDYLEQIAFDHEDSRHPARFPIQSVIRPRTTEYHDFRGFAGKVASGHFNVGDEIISLPSGQKSRIKTIEQFETQLPSAHARESVVITLEDEIDSSRGNMLVKTDSVPEQRKEVTANVCWMDQQKLVAGKTYLLQHGVNRVKAKVQQINFVVDVTSNQHIEGKNDMGLNDIGSITLKTAQPIFADIYAENPANGSFILIDEFNNTTVGVGTLI, encoded by the coding sequence ATGGAGGTTTTACGTATAGCCACTTCCGGTAGTGTGGACGATGGGAAAAGCACCCTGATCGGCCGTCTTTTATACGACACCAACTCAATTCCCCAGGATAAAATGGAGGCGCTCCACGCCGCCAGCAAACGTAAAGGACTCGATTTCACCGACCTGTCACTGCTGACAGACGGCCTCGTGGCAGAAAGAGAACAAGGCATCACCATCGACGTGGCGCATATCTACTTCTCCACCCCTACCCGCAAATACATTATCGCCGACACACCCGGCCATATTGAATATACACGCAACATGGTAACCGGCGCTTCCAACGCGCAGGTATCCCTGATCCTCATCGACGCCCGTAAAGGCATCGTGGAACAGACACACCGCCACTTCTTCATCGCCAACCTGCTGCGCATCCCCCACCTGGTGGTATGCGTCAACAAAATGGACCTGGTGGAATACAGCGAAGCCCGTTTTAACCAGATCGTGGAAGACTTCCAGCAACTGCTGGCCAGCGCCTCCTTCAAGGCTCAACAGGTGAAATTTATCCCCATCTCTTCCCTGTACGGCGAAAACGTGGCTACCCGCAACGGCACCATCAACTGGTACAATGGCCCTACCCTGCTCGATTATCTCGAACAGATCGCCTTTGACCATGAAGACAGCCGCCACCCGGCCCGCTTCCCCATACAAAGCGTGATCCGCCCCCGTACTACCGAGTACCACGACTTCCGCGGATTCGCCGGGAAAGTGGCCAGCGGCCATTTCAACGTAGGCGATGAAATCATCTCCCTGCCTTCCGGACAAAAAAGCAGGATCAAAACCATCGAACAGTTCGAAACACAACTGCCGTCTGCCCATGCCCGCGAAAGCGTTGTCATCACCCTCGAAGATGAGATCGACAGCAGCCGCGGTAACATGCTCGTAAAGACCGACAGCGTCCCCGAACAACGTAAGGAAGTCACCGCCAACGTATGCTGGATGGACCAGCAGAAACTGGTCGCCGGTAAAACCTACCTGCTCCAACATGGCGTGAACCGCGTAAAAGCCAAAGTACAGCAGATCAACTTCGTCGTCGATGTTACCAGCAACCAGCACATCGAAGGCAAAAATGATATGGGCCTGAACGATATCGGAAGCATTACCCTGAAAACAGCCCAGCCCATCTTTGCCGACATCTACGCGGAAAATCCGGCCAACGGCTCGTTTATCCTGATCGATGAATTTAATAACACGACGGTAGGCGTAGGAACTTTGATATGA